In one window of Fictibacillus phosphorivorans DNA:
- a CDS encoding metallophosphoesterase: MTSKQVNRRDFIKIGGVSTLALTLGSLGHTSNLFSEKVHADQKAEKVLKFHSNGKFKVVQFNDTQDDERIDKRTIQLMENVLDAEKPDFVVLNGDVITGGCDTELEMKQAMNNVAGPMEKREIKWAVTFGNHDEDSTPKSGVDESKMLAFYQSYKHNVNDKGAKHITGTGNMNLLVWDAKGKKPAFNFWLMDSGRYAPKEIAGQNFEGYPTWDWVRFDQVSWYNETSQKIENRFGFKVPSLMFIHIPLWEHRYMWYSSVDSRTEADHARARNKHQITGERNEDECPGPINSGLFSAMQHRGDVKGVFCGHDHINTYAGNYYGIMLGYGGSAGFGAYGLPGEEKNRLRGARVFNLDLNHENVLKETHMVFAKDYGIDLSPNDQSIDPAPLPGEKQPAMQ, encoded by the coding sequence ATGACTTCTAAACAAGTAAATCGTCGGGATTTTATTAAGATTGGAGGAGTGAGTACGTTAGCATTAACACTTGGTTCGCTAGGGCATACTTCTAACTTATTTTCTGAGAAAGTCCATGCTGATCAAAAAGCAGAAAAAGTACTGAAGTTTCATTCGAACGGAAAATTCAAAGTAGTGCAGTTTAATGATACGCAAGATGATGAGCGGATCGACAAACGTACCATTCAGTTGATGGAAAACGTGCTGGATGCAGAGAAGCCTGACTTTGTCGTACTCAACGGGGATGTAATTACAGGTGGATGCGATACGGAACTTGAAATGAAACAGGCGATGAACAATGTTGCAGGACCGATGGAAAAGAGAGAAATCAAGTGGGCTGTAACTTTTGGAAATCATGATGAAGATTCTACCCCAAAAAGCGGTGTGGACGAGAGTAAGATGTTAGCTTTCTATCAGTCTTACAAACACAATGTGAACGATAAGGGAGCAAAACACATCACAGGAACCGGGAACATGAACCTACTTGTGTGGGACGCGAAAGGGAAGAAGCCCGCTTTTAATTTCTGGTTGATGGATAGTGGACGTTACGCGCCAAAAGAGATTGCGGGGCAAAATTTTGAGGGTTATCCAACATGGGACTGGGTTCGTTTTGATCAAGTCAGCTGGTACAACGAAACCTCTCAGAAGATCGAGAATCGTTTTGGATTTAAAGTGCCTTCTCTCATGTTCATACATATTCCGCTTTGGGAGCATCGTTATATGTGGTATTCGAGTGTAGATAGCCGAACGGAAGCGGATCACGCTCGTGCTAGAAACAAGCATCAAATTACGGGTGAGAGAAACGAGGATGAATGTCCGGGTCCGATCAATTCTGGCTTATTCTCAGCTATGCAGCATCGAGGCGATGTAAAAGGCGTCTTCTGTGGTCATGATCACATCAACACATATGCAGGAAACTATTATGGCATTATGCTCGGATATGGAGGAAGCGCTGGATTTGGAGCGTATGGACTTCCTGGTGAGGAGAAGAACCGACTACGGGGAGCTCGTGTTTTCAATTTGGATCTAAATCATGAGAATGTTTTAAAAGAAACACATATGGTGTTTGCGAAAGATTATGGCATCGATCTATCACCAAACGACCAAAGCATAGACCCTGCTCCTCTTCCAGGAGAAAAACAACCTGCTATGCAATAG
- a CDS encoding Lrp/AsnC family transcriptional regulator, producing the protein MNSTERELLKLIEKNGRLETGTIAKLMGITEDETKQILDKLEKEKVILGYSAIIDWTKGTEEGAVTAMIDVKVTPKRGVGFDKVAERIYRFPEVKAVYLMSGVYDLSVSIEGKTMAEVGRFVSEKLSTIDSVISTTTHFILKKYKHDGLVFSDNDEDKRIVVSP; encoded by the coding sequence TTGAATTCTACAGAACGCGAATTATTAAAACTCATTGAAAAAAACGGACGTCTTGAGACAGGTACGATCGCCAAGTTAATGGGAATTACAGAGGATGAAACAAAACAGATCTTAGATAAGCTAGAAAAAGAGAAAGTCATACTCGGCTACTCTGCTATTATTGACTGGACGAAAGGTACTGAAGAAGGTGCCGTGACAGCCATGATTGATGTAAAAGTTACACCAAAACGAGGTGTTGGCTTTGATAAAGTAGCGGAGCGAATCTACCGTTTTCCAGAAGTTAAAGCAGTTTATCTCATGTCTGGAGTATACGACTTATCGGTATCGATTGAAGGGAAAACGATGGCAGAAGTCGGTCGTTTTGTATCTGAGAAACTTTCGACTATCGATTCAGTCATCTCAACAACAACTCATTTTATCTTAAAAAAATACAAACATGACGGTCTTGTATTTAGTGATAACGATGAAGATAAACGAATTGTGGTGTCACCATGA
- a CDS encoding SagB family peptide dehydrogenase has translation MNLDEFIYKLHYETAKITPPDWEVNWEDAPLPYKLYTQDLPGVELTKNHSYSLSPSTHPTLADLSQFLMYSYGITQLSESFLSVDSKDTWMTYRRYVPSGGALYPSEVYLYLKLDELPNGIYHYDAAHHSLICLREGNFDDYLNQALGNRCNLSKCFTIVFVSTFFWKNFFKYHNFSYRLQGLDAGFLIGQMLEVGRRKEFKTGVYYQFLDGAINHLLGVHEDEESVYAVLPLSIDNEMKWFEDRKDVQITSAKLCEELEPIHLQHYMKSKVVRPYPMLLKMNQACMMHSFSNKKHSPNRISPPVKFAEQPKNHTISFSKACRDRYSPGQDFVLKPLQFGTLSHLLNELTFMSHYLNDIDRDLSLLTSRVSLRFTSYGVEGLANGMYEVCDSTHEIKQISRGDYRMTQQDGLLSDFVNMAQIPLSFNFSGNNNHYQELYGYRGHRIQHMETGILAHKLLLASSLQSMNGHPILGFDVPWYDELFQLRKDERTSLLQIPIGYHWPLARLQSRLDM, from the coding sequence ATGAACCTCGATGAGTTTATTTACAAACTTCATTACGAGACTGCCAAGATTACGCCGCCCGATTGGGAGGTAAACTGGGAAGATGCCCCGCTTCCCTATAAATTGTACACACAAGATCTACCTGGAGTTGAATTAACCAAAAATCACTCTTACTCCCTTTCACCAAGTACTCACCCAACGCTAGCTGATCTAAGTCAATTTCTGATGTACTCCTATGGAATTACACAATTAAGTGAGTCGTTTCTTTCGGTGGATTCAAAGGATACATGGATGACTTATCGCCGCTATGTTCCATCTGGCGGTGCACTCTATCCGAGTGAGGTTTATCTGTATCTAAAACTTGATGAACTGCCTAATGGCATCTATCATTACGATGCCGCACATCATTCGTTGATATGTCTGCGTGAAGGCAATTTTGATGATTATTTAAACCAAGCATTAGGAAACCGCTGCAATCTCTCAAAATGTTTTACCATTGTTTTTGTATCCACTTTCTTTTGGAAGAACTTCTTTAAGTATCACAATTTCTCTTACCGTCTTCAAGGACTAGATGCTGGCTTTTTGATCGGTCAGATGCTAGAGGTTGGAAGGCGTAAGGAGTTTAAGACTGGCGTTTATTATCAATTTTTAGATGGGGCTATCAATCATTTACTTGGGGTTCATGAGGATGAAGAAAGTGTGTATGCTGTTCTTCCTCTATCCATAGACAACGAAATGAAATGGTTTGAAGATAGAAAAGACGTTCAGATTACCTCAGCAAAACTATGTGAAGAGCTTGAACCTATACATCTTCAACATTATATGAAGTCAAAGGTTGTTCGCCCTTATCCAATGCTGCTTAAAATGAATCAGGCTTGTATGATGCATTCTTTTTCTAATAAAAAGCATTCTCCTAATCGCATTTCCCCTCCTGTAAAATTTGCGGAACAACCAAAAAATCACACAATATCATTCTCAAAAGCTTGCAGAGATCGATATTCCCCAGGACAAGATTTTGTATTAAAACCGCTACAATTCGGAACCCTTTCACACCTTTTAAATGAACTTACTTTCATGAGTCACTATCTAAACGATATTGATCGAGATCTTTCACTCTTAACGTCTCGTGTTTCCCTTCGATTTACTTCATATGGTGTAGAGGGGCTTGCGAATGGTATGTATGAAGTCTGTGATTCTACTCATGAGATAAAGCAGATCTCACGCGGAGATTATCGTATGACTCAACAAGATGGACTGCTTTCCGATTTTGTGAACATGGCGCAGATCCCTCTTTCTTTTAATTTTAGCGGCAACAACAACCACTACCAGGAACTGTACGGTTATCGAGGGCATCGGATTCAGCATATGGAAACGGGTATCTTAGCTCATAAACTACTACTCGCTTCCTCTCTACAAAGCATGAACGGTCATCCTATTCTCGGTTTTGATGTTCCTTGGTATGATGAGTTGTTTCAACTAAGAAAAGATGAAAGAACGAGTTTACTACAGATTCCAATTGGTTACCACTGGCCGCTAGCAAGATTACAAAGTCGTTTGGATATGTAA
- a CDS encoding aminotransferase gives MITEPTSKYLSNTVQSIQPSGIRRFFDLASSMENVISLGVGEPDFVTPWNVIEASYHSLEQGYTAYTANAGLFELRKEISRYMKRRFGVSYSAEEEIVVTVGASQAIDIALRAVINPGEEVIVVEPSFVSYAPTVTLAGGVPVPVNTYSEDDFKLQPEQIEAAITDKTKVLMLCSPNNPTGTVLSKGDLERIAEVVEKHDLLVISDEIYAELTYDEPYTSFPAVKNMRDRTILISGFSKAFAMTGWRLGFACGPKPILQAMLKIHQYTMMCAPTMAQHAALEALVNGQKDVVKMKESYRQRRSLVIHALEEMGLSCHVPGGAFYVFPSIEKTGLSSEEFAEQLLMKEQVAVVPGSVFGESGEGHVRCSYATSVQKLEEAMRRIDRFLQTL, from the coding sequence ATGATTACTGAACCGACTTCAAAATATTTATCAAATACCGTGCAGTCCATTCAGCCGTCTGGAATCCGTCGATTCTTTGATCTTGCTTCCTCTATGGAAAACGTTATTTCTCTAGGCGTTGGAGAGCCGGATTTCGTTACACCTTGGAACGTGATCGAAGCGAGTTATCATTCATTGGAACAAGGTTATACGGCTTATACGGCCAATGCTGGATTATTTGAGCTCCGAAAAGAGATTTCTCGCTATATGAAACGACGGTTTGGTGTTTCGTACAGTGCAGAAGAAGAAATAGTGGTTACTGTCGGTGCTTCACAGGCGATTGATATCGCTTTGCGTGCGGTCATTAATCCTGGTGAGGAAGTTATTGTTGTTGAGCCAAGCTTTGTTTCCTACGCACCAACAGTAACACTGGCTGGTGGAGTTCCTGTGCCAGTAAATACCTACAGCGAAGATGATTTCAAGCTTCAGCCTGAACAAATAGAAGCGGCGATCACTGACAAAACGAAAGTGCTTATGTTATGCAGTCCAAATAATCCAACAGGTACAGTGCTGTCAAAAGGCGATTTAGAACGTATAGCGGAGGTCGTAGAGAAGCATGACTTGCTCGTGATTTCAGATGAAATCTATGCTGAACTAACATACGATGAACCGTATACGAGTTTTCCCGCAGTCAAGAATATGCGTGACCGCACGATCTTGATTTCTGGATTTTCAAAAGCATTTGCCATGACAGGCTGGCGCTTAGGCTTTGCTTGTGGACCAAAACCCATTTTGCAAGCTATGCTAAAAATACATCAATATACGATGATGTGCGCTCCTACGATGGCTCAGCACGCTGCCCTTGAAGCACTTGTTAACGGGCAGAAGGATGTAGTGAAAATGAAGGAAAGTTATCGGCAGCGCCGTAGTTTAGTCATTCATGCTCTAGAGGAGATGGGCTTATCGTGCCATGTTCCAGGTGGTGCTTTTTATGTATTTCCTTCAATCGAAAAAACCGGATTATCATCTGAAGAGTTTGCAGAACAGCTTTTGATGAAAGAGCAGGTTGCAGTTGTACCTGGCAGTGTTTTTGGCGAGAGTGGAGAGGGGCATGTTCGCTGTTCTTATGCGACATCTGTTCAAAAGCTGGAAGAGGCGATGCGCCGGATTGACCGGTTTTTACAAACGTTATAA
- a CDS encoding HNH endonuclease family protein: protein MLKKSMLWSFVFTLVMSFVVVTSDDNQKAWALPPGTPTKSAAQSQLNALVVKTESTMTGYSRDLFPHWSSQGGGCDTRQVVLKRDADSFSGNCPVTSGSWYSYYDGVTITNPSDLDIDHVVPLAEAWRSGASSWTTDRREAFANDLTGPQLIAVTASSNRSKGDQDPSTWKPTRTAAGCGYAKWWIQTKYNWGLNLQSAEKTSLQSMLNTCTY from the coding sequence ATGTTGAAGAAATCGATGTTGTGGTCGTTTGTTTTTACTCTAGTGATGTCATTCGTCGTTGTTACATCTGATGATAACCAAAAGGCATGGGCACTACCGCCAGGAACACCTACTAAATCTGCTGCACAATCTCAGTTGAACGCATTAGTCGTAAAGACAGAAAGTACAATGACTGGTTATTCTCGCGATCTGTTTCCTCATTGGTCGAGTCAAGGTGGAGGATGTGATACACGTCAAGTTGTTCTTAAGCGTGATGCAGACTCTTTTAGCGGGAATTGTCCAGTAACATCAGGCAGTTGGTACAGCTATTACGACGGTGTAACGATTACGAATCCATCTGATCTTGATATTGATCATGTTGTGCCATTAGCAGAGGCTTGGCGTTCTGGAGCAAGCAGCTGGACGACTGACAGACGTGAGGCTTTTGCAAATGATCTTACGGGACCACAACTTATTGCCGTAACGGCGAGCTCCAATCGATCAAAAGGGGACCAAGATCCATCAACATGGAAACCTACTCGCACGGCTGCTGGTTGTGGATACGCAAAATGGTGGATTCAAACAAAGTATAACTGGGGCTTAAATCTTCAATCAGCAGAGAAAACATCTCTTCAAAGCATGCTTAACACTTGCACGTATTAA
- a CDS encoding TOMM precursor leader peptide-binding protein, with protein MTQKIIMIGNGSLANDVYQQIHATYHISRFKKVEDAEINHEKLALVLHDSWNPAQHMKAEKLFRNSNIPWLRGFVYFGEAHVGPLVHPNQPGCSQCADLRYFMTGQDRREHFHMKDYQSSKEDLPRDVWATNLAFNHTAALICDEVRRFMHDGTQHTQEHVYLMNLQTFKLTKHFFLPDPYCETCGDIPLDTDDHAKIALQSSPKISRDAYRCRSIDELQNVLSRDYLDTRTGLLNFKRYDLISPFADTVVNLPLLTGNELNAGRTHSYLHSEQAGILEGLERYCGYAPRGKRTIVYEPYNKVKNVAMNPLSIGTHSQKQYSQPHYPFQPFDPDRPIHWVWGYSLSEDRPTLVPETFAYYSMGGGEGFVYETSNGCAVGGSLEEAVLYGIFEIVERDAFLMTWYGELPIPRLDMKSIDDSELQLMVQRILHVTGFEIQLFNATTENGIPSIWAMAKNTKNDGLNLLCAAGAHLDPLRAAKGAVQELSGMLLNMEESFVKDRKKYEKMYRDSSLVRHMEDHSMVYGLKDAEKRLYFLLDKRKVRDFEEEFKPVRQTSDLLEDLKSVLDTFKKLNLEVIVVDQTGPELQRNGLHCVKVIIPGMLPMTFGHHLTRLQGLDRVLTVPMTLGYVKQPLSPEELNPHPHPFP; from the coding sequence ATGACTCAAAAAATTATAATGATCGGAAATGGTAGTCTTGCAAACGATGTCTACCAACAAATACATGCAACCTATCACATCTCTCGTTTTAAGAAGGTTGAAGATGCCGAAATTAATCATGAAAAGCTCGCGTTAGTTCTTCATGATAGTTGGAATCCTGCTCAGCATATGAAGGCAGAGAAATTGTTTCGAAACAGCAACATTCCGTGGCTGCGTGGATTTGTTTACTTTGGTGAAGCACATGTTGGTCCACTCGTTCATCCAAATCAACCAGGCTGCTCACAATGTGCCGATCTTCGTTATTTCATGACCGGCCAAGATCGTAGAGAACATTTTCACATGAAAGACTATCAATCTTCCAAAGAAGATTTGCCACGCGACGTTTGGGCCACTAATCTCGCATTCAATCATACAGCTGCCCTCATTTGTGATGAGGTGAGGCGTTTCATGCACGATGGTACTCAGCATACTCAGGAACACGTATACTTGATGAACCTACAAACGTTCAAACTTACAAAGCATTTCTTTTTACCAGATCCGTATTGTGAAACATGTGGTGACATACCACTCGATACAGATGATCATGCCAAGATTGCACTTCAATCCAGTCCGAAAATCTCACGAGACGCTTACCGTTGCCGATCAATAGATGAGTTGCAAAACGTATTAAGTCGAGACTACTTAGATACTCGTACCGGTCTTCTTAATTTTAAAAGATATGACTTGATCTCACCTTTCGCTGACACTGTCGTTAATCTACCTTTGCTCACTGGTAACGAACTGAACGCCGGTCGGACACATTCGTATCTTCATAGTGAGCAAGCGGGCATTTTGGAGGGACTTGAGCGGTATTGTGGTTATGCGCCACGTGGAAAACGAACAATCGTTTATGAACCTTACAACAAAGTGAAAAATGTAGCTATGAATCCTCTATCAATCGGAACTCATTCACAGAAACAGTACAGTCAGCCGCATTATCCATTTCAACCATTCGATCCAGACCGACCGATCCACTGGGTATGGGGATATTCGTTATCCGAGGACCGTCCTACATTAGTACCTGAAACTTTCGCCTATTACAGCATGGGTGGTGGAGAAGGATTCGTTTATGAAACATCAAACGGCTGTGCAGTCGGTGGTAGTTTAGAAGAAGCTGTTCTGTATGGAATCTTCGAGATCGTAGAACGTGACGCGTTTCTTATGACGTGGTACGGTGAACTGCCTATTCCGCGACTGGACATGAAATCAATCGATGATTCAGAGCTTCAGCTCATGGTGCAGCGCATCCTCCATGTGACAGGGTTTGAGATTCAATTATTTAATGCCACAACAGAAAACGGTATCCCAAGTATTTGGGCGATGGCAAAGAATACGAAGAACGATGGTTTAAATTTGCTCTGTGCAGCAGGTGCCCATCTTGATCCACTTAGAGCAGCCAAAGGTGCTGTTCAAGAGCTTTCGGGCATGCTGCTTAATATGGAAGAAAGTTTTGTTAAGGACCGCAAGAAATACGAGAAGATGTATAGAGATTCTAGTCTTGTTCGTCATATGGAAGATCACTCGATGGTTTACGGTTTAAAAGATGCAGAGAAACGGTTGTACTTTTTGCTGGATAAGAGGAAAGTACGAGATTTTGAAGAAGAGTTCAAACCAGTTCGTCAAACATCTGATCTTCTAGAAGACTTGAAGAGTGTGTTAGATACTTTCAAAAAACTGAACCTCGAAGTGATCGTTGTCGATCAAACAGGACCCGAATTACAGAGAAACGGTCTACATTGTGTAAAAGTAATTATTCCTGGCATGCTGCCGATGACGTTCGGACATCATCTAACTCGATTACAAGGATTAGACCGCGTACTCACTGTACCGATGACGCTCGGATATGTGAAACAACCGTTATCACCGGAGGAATTAAACCCACATCCTCACCCGTTTCCATAA
- a CDS encoding DinB family protein, translating into MNLFKTQYDWIRLTRETLFQYCETLSPTDYSKKLETFSGESILSLHAHVAGCYQRWLGDRALGKSLPDITPESIHNVQEMRELFRKTDELVYEFLDKFENNWDHMVEVTFRNGSQADFTALWLFTHTVTHEFHHKGQIVKIGRQLGYAPPDTDLIEPMIKNPSNR; encoded by the coding sequence ATGAATTTATTCAAAACTCAATATGACTGGATACGTTTAACGAGAGAGACTCTTTTTCAATATTGCGAGACGTTATCCCCAACAGACTATTCAAAGAAACTTGAAACTTTCAGTGGTGAATCTATTCTAAGCCTACATGCTCATGTAGCGGGTTGTTACCAAAGATGGCTCGGTGATCGTGCTCTTGGAAAGTCACTTCCTGATATTACACCCGAGTCCATACATAACGTTCAAGAGATGCGTGAGCTTTTCAGAAAAACAGATGAGTTGGTATATGAATTTCTCGATAAATTTGAAAACAATTGGGATCATATGGTAGAAGTGACGTTTAGAAATGGCAGTCAAGCTGATTTTACCGCATTGTGGTTATTTACTCACACGGTGACTCACGAATTTCATCACAAAGGACAGATTGTGAAGATCGGCAGACAACTTGGGTACGCACCGCCAGATACAGATCTCATTGAGCCGATGATAAAAAATCCGTCAAATCGTTAG
- a CDS encoding S66 family peptidase, which yields MLLPQALKKGDTIGIITPSSPAPVLFKARYERGLSQLERMGFKIKEGKCSKQTQSYRSASIQERSEEINDFIHDQEVRGIISTIGGMNSNSLLPYLDYAHLKKHPKVIMGYSDVTALLLGIYAKTGLTTFYGPAVVPSFGEYPEMLPKGKEYFEDVIQLRKKAPYVLDVPQEWTEEMLDWNTQDRQKQMVKNTGWKSLREGSATGKLIGGNLNTMSGFMSSAFFPDLEGVILFLEDSFKDIATQERSLSMLKISGVFDKIAGLIIGKHEHFNHLNAPFSIEDLLFEIMGETNIPILTNVDIGHTFPSHVFPIGIKVKLDANQGTIEFLENSVSE from the coding sequence TTGTTATTACCGCAAGCATTAAAAAAGGGAGATACGATTGGAATCATTACCCCCTCCTCACCTGCACCCGTCTTGTTTAAAGCGAGATACGAAAGAGGATTATCTCAGTTAGAAAGAATGGGATTTAAAATCAAAGAAGGAAAATGCTCCAAACAAACACAATCCTATCGCTCTGCATCCATCCAAGAAAGATCCGAAGAGATTAACGACTTCATCCATGATCAAGAGGTGCGCGGAATAATAAGTACAATCGGTGGAATGAATTCAAATTCGCTTTTGCCTTATTTGGATTATGCTCACTTAAAAAAGCATCCCAAGGTAATCATGGGCTACAGTGATGTTACTGCTCTTTTGCTTGGTATTTATGCGAAGACAGGGTTAACAACGTTTTACGGTCCAGCTGTTGTTCCCTCCTTTGGAGAGTATCCTGAAATGTTGCCAAAAGGAAAAGAGTATTTTGAAGATGTTATTCAATTAAGAAAGAAAGCTCCTTATGTACTCGATGTCCCACAAGAATGGACAGAAGAAATGCTTGATTGGAACACACAAGATCGACAAAAACAAATGGTTAAGAATACGGGTTGGAAATCATTGCGTGAAGGCTCTGCTACAGGGAAATTGATTGGCGGTAATTTAAACACAATGTCGGGATTTATGAGTTCAGCGTTTTTCCCAGATTTAGAAGGTGTCATTCTATTTCTTGAAGACTCGTTTAAAGATATAGCAACGCAAGAACGCTCGCTTAGTATGTTAAAAATTTCAGGTGTTTTCGATAAGATTGCTGGACTCATCATCGGTAAACACGAACATTTTAATCATTTAAATGCTCCATTTTCAATAGAAGACCTGTTATTCGAAATCATGGGAGAGACTAATATACCTATTCTCACGAATGTAGATATTGGCCACACTTTCCCTTCGCACGTTTTTCCGATTGGAATTAAGGTTAAATTAGATGCAAATCAAGGTACCATTGAATTTCTTGAAAATAGCGTGTCTGAATAA
- a CDS encoding autorepressor SdpR family transcription factor — MSLNEAFKALSDPTRRQILTLLKEDELTAGEIASHFDMQKPSVSHHLKILKHASLIDDERRGQHIYYSLNTTVFHELMSWYFTFTTKEEK; from the coding sequence ATGTCTCTTAATGAAGCGTTTAAAGCATTATCTGATCCAACTCGAAGACAAATCTTAACCCTGTTAAAAGAAGATGAACTAACAGCAGGAGAGATCGCTTCACATTTTGACATGCAAAAACCGAGTGTGTCTCATCATCTGAAAATATTAAAGCATGCTTCGCTAATCGATGATGAGAGAAGAGGACAGCATATTTATTATTCTTTGAACACAACGGTGTTTCATGAATTAATGAGCTGGTATTTCACGTTTACAACGAAGGAGGAAAAATGA
- a CDS encoding SdpI family protein, producing the protein MMKKYGWSYLLIALSVLIGAIAYPYLPDQMPMHWNIHGKVDGYWDKQYAAFFPPVLMIVLMALFIFMPRIDPKKENYKKFSGSYTIFITIMNVFFLLLQSMTISYGLGVNIDISLVVNLGIGLLFIVLGNYLPRIKHNYFIGVRTPWTLANEKTWRKTHQLSGKLFVMAGILLVAISFLPGIYKFTGMLVVVLSTVLIATIASYVFFNRYKNVDNN; encoded by the coding sequence ATGATGAAAAAGTATGGATGGAGTTACCTTTTAATTGCACTTAGTGTACTGATCGGTGCTATCGCTTATCCTTACCTGCCTGATCAAATGCCGATGCATTGGAACATACACGGTAAAGTGGATGGGTATTGGGATAAACAATATGCAGCTTTCTTTCCACCAGTGTTAATGATTGTTTTGATGGCGTTGTTTATCTTCATGCCAAGAATCGATCCGAAGAAAGAGAACTATAAGAAATTTTCTGGAAGTTATACGATTTTTATTACGATTATGAACGTGTTCTTCTTACTTCTCCAATCCATGACTATTAGCTATGGTTTAGGTGTTAATATAGACATCTCACTAGTCGTTAATTTAGGAATTGGTTTACTTTTTATCGTACTCGGAAACTACTTGCCGCGAATCAAACACAACTACTTTATCGGAGTGCGCACACCGTGGACGCTTGCGAACGAAAAGACTTGGAGAAAGACACATCAGCTTAGCGGGAAGCTCTTTGTAATGGCAGGAATTTTGCTTGTTGCAATATCTTTCTTGCCAGGCATTTATAAATTTACGGGCATGCTCGTTGTGGTTCTATCAACGGTTCTCATCGCAACCATTGCTTCTTATGTTTTTTTCAATCGTTATAAGAATGTAGATAACAACTAA